GCTTGCATGTGGACTCTCTAAGCTTATAAAAAGCATTTAGTGTGCGTGAAACCGAAATAAAGCGCTGCCAAAAATTTTTCCTGATAGGAAGATAGAGCCCCTTGAAGTTGGGAAGGGGAAAGGGAAGCGTCACAACATGCCCGATATGCCAATCAGGACGCCAAAGTCGTGCTCTCTTAGGATTCCCAGAAATGGTCAATGTGGGAATACCAAGATTTGAGGCTAAATGGCCAATTCCTGAATCATTTCCAATAAAAAAACCCGATTCATATAGATAAGCTGAAAGCTCGCTCAAATCAGAAAAAGAAGGGAGTTGAAATCCTTGTCTTTCAACATGAAGCCAATTAGTTCTTTCAGAAGGGCTAACAGAAAAGCTGATCGAGTATCCTTCGTTTTGAAGACGGTGTGCAAGAGCTAGGAATTGAGAAGAAAGCCAATTCCTCTTTGGATCATTACTAGTTGGATGTATTACAATGCGTTTAGGATATCTGTAATGTGTTCCTTTTGGAATATGGATGCCATTTTCTTTGTTTACATTCTGTATTTGAAGAGTTATTTGGCAAGCGCGACAAAGATTAGATGCAACAGGTAGGTGAGGGTCAAAAAGAAAATCACCTTCTTGAAATTTAGCAGAAGCAGTAGGGAAAAAAAAGATCAGATTATGGAGTTTTTTTGCTTCGCGCAGTTCAAAAAGATCATAGGCTCGCTTTGAATGGTCATTTTCGATAATAACGTGCTCAAATGGCGCTAGAGCTACTTCTAACTGGTCCAAAGAAGGGTAAGGAAGAATGCAAACATCTTTAAAAAGAAGGGTCAACTCTTTTGCATAATTATGAAAAACGGTTGGCTTATATCCAGAGAGCTTAAATTGGTGGGCAACGATCATCATAAGCAGAGCATCGCCCAAGCCCTGAGCACATACGATAGCTACGTTCATTTAGATAAATTCTTATTGTAATTACTCAAAAATGTATGTGATAAACTGGTTTAAAGCAAGGATCAAGTTAGCAATTACTAGAAGAAATCAAGCTGGATTGTATAATAAGCCTAATTTTTGAGAAAACCCATGATTAGAAACTTTCTTCAAATTTTGTTAATTTTTTTTCTTATCCCTAATTTAAGTTATGCAGATCAGTCTGCTGAAGAAGGACCTTGCCCAAGGGGAAATTTTTCTGTTCCTCTGATTGCACAAATTGCTCCTTTGATCAGTTTTGGCCAGCTTCTCATTGGCAAAAAGGCTCTTCTTCCTCAACTAACAGGAGCTTATATTCGGGGACATAACAGTTATGACGATGTGATTATACCGAATATAATCTATGGGATCCGAGATAATCTCTCTGTTTCTTTTTTCGTTCCTTTTACCCCTAGAAGTCGATCAGGCTCATCACACTCTTCGGGAATTGAGGACATTTTCCTTCAATGCGAATACGGGTTTTATAATAAAAGTAGCTCAAATTACACTCTGCAAGCAACTGTAGTTGCTAATTTACAATTTCCGACAGGATCGAGCTCGAAGAATCCTCCGACTGGGAATGGATCATTCAGTTATTTCTTAGGAGCTACATACGCTTGCACATCATTTAATTGGTATGCCTTCATTTCTCCCGGAGTTAACTTAAGGACAACTCATCATGGCACAAAATCTGGAAACTCTTATCTCTATCAATGGGGCTTGGCGCGGTATATCGAGTCATTAAGCCCAAGAGGGTGGATCTTTGATCTGATGATTGAATTTAATGGAACCTATGCTGAAAAAGATAGAGTTCATGGCATAACAGATTTCAATTCTGGAGGGAATTCCATTTTTGTAACTCCTAGTATCTGGTTGTCATCCAAACGATGGATTTTCCAATGGGGTATTGGTTTTCCTATTCTTCAGAATTTAAAGGGACATCAAGACAAAATTAAATATTCAATCAGTTATAATTTAGGAATAGCGATAGAGTTTTAATGGAGCCAAGTCAAATTAAGGCATCTTCAAGCCTATGAAGCTTATTGCATGTTTGAAGGTTAACCTGTTACTCTATTTCTCCTATAGGAATGGGGACTTACAGAAAAAAACGTTTCCTAGATTAATAAATTTTATTTAGAAAAAGTCCAAATAGATTTTAAGAGGTAAATGTGGGCATAGACTCTCAAACTATTACTGTTATTGCAAGCATTCTTATTCCTACTCTTGGTGGATTCACTTGGATGATTCACAGGATGGATGCGCGATTTGAAAAAATGGAAACGCGCATAGACATGCGATTTAAAGAGGTAGATGTGCGCTTTAAAGAGGTGGATGCACGCTTTGAAAAGATGGAAACGCAAATGGATGCGCGCTTTGAAAAGATAGATAATCGCATGAATAGCATAGAAGGTCGTATTGGCAGCATTGAGAACAAACTTACAGCCATTGATATGCGAACAAGCTTTATTGAAAGACTATTGGAGATGTTCAGATTGCCCCAAAAAATTCCTCAAAAAGAAATAAAGGAAGCAACAGATTCTTAAATATTTAAATAGTCCAATTCTTACACCAGAGATTCTTTGTTTAGAGGCTCTCTAGAGGGTTTTGAACCCCCTTAGATGTTTTTATTCAGACCTTTCTTAGATCTTTGATTATAAGGGCATTAATGAAGGCTGTTTTTAGCTTTGAGTAAAAAGGAGACCAAAAAAAGTGATGTGATCTCCAAATATAGCAGGGCTCTTATATATCGTTAACGTCTGATAATTGATATTATGTTGGTTTTCCTGTGTATCATTGATTATGCAAGAATTCTATTGTTAGTTAGCTGAAACAGAAGGGCTTGAATAATAGAAAGAGAACTGCTTTATAAAGGGTTCTCTTAAAGACTTAAGCTAAAGCCACTTGACATCTTTTCCAAACCTCTAAGGATTTCTGCCTATATGTTATATTTCTTTCTTTTTCCGCATTGCTGGATATCTTACGAAATCGTTGACCTATCCCTTGAGACGTATTCCAAACAGTCCCTATAATAAAAATAGACCTTTCCAAGGCAAAGTCAAAAATGGTTTGAGGAGAAGAAGTAAAGCGGTTATAGAGATGCCTTAAATCAATAGCTCTGGCAGCTGCGCTCAAATAAGGAATTTCCGGCAATTCTCCTACCGCCTCTCTAACCAACCAGGTAATTACGATAATTGATAAATAATTTCTCCAAACGAACTCTTTGGCTCCTATGATTGCATTGCCAGCTCGGATGGCCTGCACGGGAACATGGTTGATAATAAAAGGAATCCCTTTAGCTGCAAAAAGGTGTGATACTCTTGCATGTGCTTGATAGATTGAAAAAATAGAAACAAATATAGCAGATGCGGTCAAAGCAACTTTGAAATAGGTGTTGCAGAAAATATCTGCAGGAACTTTGGGAAGTTGAATTAAACAAACCTCTTTCCATTTAGGATAAAAGATCTTATTACTCAAGCTTTCTGCAGTAGCAACTATCCTGCCAGGATTTTTTTGAAAGCTTTGATTAAAAACCCATGTTAAAACCGCATCTCTTTTGAACCTAGCCTCTTTTCTATATCTAATATCCGGGGTTGATATATGAGGAAAAATCTCTTCAGCATTTTCCTCTCTATTACGTAGTAAATTAAGCAGTTTTTCTAGAGAAAGGGGATTTTTTATTTCTCCAGGAGTATTAGTGTAATTATGAAACACTCCGTGCACCATTTCAGCATAATGTTTAACTTGGTGTTCAGCTAAATCTATATGCACATTCTGATTAGATTCTATTTGAGGTCTTAAAATTTTTTGAGAGACCAGAATCCATTCTATCAATTTTTGATAAGCCCTATTTTCATCACCTGTTAAATTTTTAGTACCCGTTAAATCTTCTTTAGGAGCCAGCGTTATTTTTTCAAGTATATTTTCAAGGTCAAGAAAATCGAGAAAGTCCCCTTGATGCACCTGTTCTTGGTGGTTTTGAACAGATTCCAGCAAATCAATCTCTTTTTTTAATAGTCTTAATAAAGTGTCATCCCTCGTTAACGGAAGAACCCTTTTCATTTGCTGAATCTTTTGCTTTTCAATAAATCTTGGCAAGTACCGATCAGAAGGGATTGGCGTGAAATCACCAGATGCAATTGCTCCCCGTAATTCTTGGAGTAGTTCGGGCCCAAGCGCAGCTTCAGAGCAACTTGTTTTTATTCTATTTCTATTTTGCACATCTAACTTTTCTTTTACTTTATCTAGGGTAAAAAGCTCTGTAAGAAAATCGTCCCAACTTTCTTTTTCTTGCAAAGGAATGTTATCTTTTTTTAACTCACTGAGTAAGCTCTGTAATGCTAGGATATTCGATTGTCCCAGAATACATATCAATTCTTTCAGGAAATACAAGACTCATTTAAAACACTCCAATATTTATTCCAAATAAAATAACATACTTCAGTTGTTAAAATAAATAACAATTAGTACATTTAGTTAGTTTAAAAACAATGTAAAATATTTTTTATATGAAATAAGCGCTCAAACCTCTTGACAAAGTGGACAAAAGTGTGTCCCTCTTTGCTGTAAAGTTATTTTTTGAATAGGATTTTTACAGCGAGGACAAGGCTGTTTTTCTCTGGCATAGACCCATAAACAATCTTGATTCTTGCCTGTTTGGCCATTTATCGCATGAAAATTGGCATTCCCCTCCCCTAAGCTGGTTCCTTCTTGATCAAGCCCTTTTTGCAGAACCTCGCGAATAGCTGAGAATAAAGCTTCTGCTTGTGTAAAGGAAATACTAGAAGATTTTCGTTGTGGATGAAGACCTGCTTTCCAGAGAGCTTCATCGGTATAAATATTACCTAGGCCTGCAATCAAGGTTTGATCTAGTAGTGCGGTTTTAAGGGCTTGTTTTCTAGATAATAGCAAATGATATAGCTCTTCTGGCGTAAAGTAAGGATCAAAAGGATCTTTACCTAATCTCTGAAAAATCTCTTCTGGATGATTGGTAATGAGGAAGGTCCCAAAACGCCTGGTATCTTTAAAAAAAAGCGGGGCTTGATCGGAAAAGAAAAAGGTTGCACGATCGTGCTTTTCTTTTTTTTGCCTTATCAGAAACTGCCCTGTCATACGTAAATGAACAATCAAAGAGGTTTTTTCAAAAGCAAAGTGTAGGTATTTTCCACGGCGGGTAATAGATAAGAGAATTTTGTCTTTTAGTGAGTCGAGTTTTTTTTGTTCAATGAGCTTGAAATCATGTACCTTAACATTGATAAGGTGTTTTTTTTCAAAAACTTTTAATTGATTAACGGTGGTTTGGACTTCTGGCAATTCGGGCATAAGAGAATAGATAAAAATGAAAAGTTTAGCTAGACTAGCATAGGAATTGGATAAATTTAAAGGAATACAAAATAATGACTAGTAAAAAAAGACAAAGCCCCTGGAAGGTACTCATTGCAATCGCTTTAGGAATTATTATAGGAGATTGTACACAGCAAGGGAAGAGTATTTTTGGAATAGATCTATTTTCATCGCTTCATCCGCTTTATGAGTTTTTTGGTTCTTTATTTATTAATGCTCTAACTCTTGTTGTAATCCCTTTGGTCGCCTCTTCTGTGATTACAGGCATTGCTCGTGTAGGAGATCAAAAGTCTGTGGGAAGGCTGGGTTTGAAGATGGTGACTTTTTATATCAGCACAACTCTTTTAGCCATTTTAATAGGGCTTTTTTTTGTGAATATAATCGGTCCTGGTTTTTCGATTACCCCAGAACATGTATCGGCTTCTGCTGATTTAACAAATGCAAAGCAGCAATTGGTTGAAACACATGCAAATCACCGCTTTACAGAGCTTCTTCTAAAAATTATCCCATCGAATATCTTTGCAGCCTTTGCTAAAACAGAAATGCTGGGAATCATTTTTTTTAGCTTACTATTTGGATACTGCACTTCTAAGGTTAAGTCTTCTTTTTCTCAAACCGTTTTAGATTTTGTAAAAGGTATCTTTCAAATTATGATTGAATTTACCCATGTGGTTATTAAATTTTTGCCTTTAGGGGTCTTTTTTCTCGTTGCTAAAACCATGTCTGAAACAGGATTGCATTCGCTTTATTCCTTGGGGTTATTTACAGTAACGGTTTTCTTAGGATTTATATGCTTTACCCTTATAGCTCTTCCTCTTTTATTAAAATGGATAGCTAAGGTCTCCCCTGTTCTTCATTTTAAAGCCATGACTCCTGCTATCATTACTGCTTTTTCTACTAGCTCTTCTTCGGCTACGCTTCCTATTACTATTGATTGCGTGGAAAAAAGAGCGGGTGTATCTAATCGTATTTGCAGTTTAGTTATTCCTTTGGGAACTTCTTTGAACATGTCAGGCTCAGCTTTATATGAGTGCGTAGCAGCTATGTTTATTGCGCAAGCTTATGGAATTGAACTAAACTTTTTCACACAATTTTCCATAGTTGTGCTCGCATTGATCTCTTCCATTGGAGTAGCTGGGGTTCCTTCTGCTAGTTTAGTCGCCCTTATTGTGATTTTAAAAACCATGGGACTTCCTATTGATGGAATTGGCTTGTTTATTGCAGTTGATCGTTTATTAGACATGTGCCGAACAACTGTAAATGTATTTAGCGATAGCTGCTGTGCGGTTCTCGTAGCTCGTTCTGAAGGAGAAAAAAGTGTATTAACAAAAAAGGTTTTTGACTAAGCTCTTCTAGAAGAAAATTTAGCTATAGGAGCGCTATTAATGAATATAAATCGCAAGCAATTACGTTTAGCATTGACTGCATTAGCTTTATTGTTAAACCAAGTCTCTTACGCAAATGATCTACAACAATCAGACCAAAAGGAAGCATTCATGGAACAAAATATAGTTACCCTTAAAGGATCCCCTGTTCGTATAAGTGGTTCGTTGCCTAGGTTAGGGATACAAGCGCAAGATTTTGTTTTGATAGATAAAGACTTAAAAAAACGTTCTCTAAAGGATTATTCAGGTAAGCGTAAACTGATTTCTATAGTGCCGAGTTTAGACACAGCTGTTTGCTCTTTATCTGCTAAAAAATTCAATCAAGCCATAAAAGAGAATCCTCAAGAAGGGGTTGTTTTGAATGTCTCGGCGGACTTGCCTTTTGCACAAAGCCGCTTTTGCCATGCAGAAGAAGTAGATAATATTATTTGTCTTTCAACGATGGGATCTAAAGATTTTTCTGAAGGTTATGGAATCTTAATGCTAGATGGGCCTCTTGCGAATTTGTGTGCAAGAGCGATCGTTGTTCTAGATGAAAATGACACGGTTATTTATACAGAGCTTGTACCAGAAATCACACAAGAGCCCAATTATGATAAGGCTTTAGAGCACTTTTTTAAAAAGTAAGGTTATTCTTGTTTAAAGCTGTAGTTGGGATAAGAGGGAAACCAGATGGTTTGATCCACAAGTTTTTCTCTTATCTCGCTTGTCATAGGGGTAATTAATTCTTGGTTTTCTGCTACAGTAATGACTGCTATAGCAATCTCACGACTCACCTCTCTTAAAAGTTTAAGAGGAGGAAATAAAAAGGGTAAGCGGGAATGTTTTGAGAGTACATAAGCTGCTTGAATAAACATTTCATCTGTGATCTTAGGAATTTTAGCTGCAATGACTCCTAGACCAATGCCTGGAAAAATATAGACATTATTACATTGTGCAATGGTGTATTGTTTATTATCGTAATCAACCTTTTCAAAAGGACTGCCCGTTGCAATAATAGCTCTACCCTTAGTCCAATGTATAAGTTCTTCAGGTGTTGCTTCCGAGCAAGAATTTGGATTAGATAAGGGGAAAATAATCGGGTTCTCTACATATTTTCCCATTTCTGTTATAACCTCTTTTGTAAAGGCTTTTGCTTGAGCAGAAACACCGATAAGAATGGTTGGTTTTGCCTGTTTAATGACCTTTAATAAAGAAATAGGAGAAGAACCTAATTCCCACTTTTGTAAACTTTGATAATCACGAGCGAATTTTTTTTGCTCACTATCTAGATTAGATGATTCTGTGTGAATAAGCCCTTGCCTATCTATGATATAAAAATTTTCTCGGGCTCTTTGTTCACTACAACCCTCTTCTTGCATGGCTTTTACAATTAGATTAGAAATTCCAAGACCAGCAGATCCAGCTCCAAATACCACAATTTTTTGTTCTGAGAGTAAAGATCCACGAATAGCTGATAAAAGAGCTGCTAGAGTAACAGCAGCTGTTCCCTGAATATCATCATTAAAAGAACAAAGTACATTTTGGTATTTTTCTAATAAAGGTTTTGCGTGTGTTTTAGAAAAGTCTTCCCATTGTAATAAAACCTTAGGAAACCGGTTTTTTAAGGCACTGACAAATCGATCTATGAAATCATAGTACAGACCATCTGAAATTCTGGGATGACGCCAGCCTAAATAGAGAGGATCATTTAAAAGGGTTTGATTATTGGTCCCTACATCTAAGAGAATAGGCAGAGTTTTTAAAGGATGAATACCTCCAAATAAGGTATATAAAGAAAGTTTTCCTTGAGGAATAGCCATACCTCCTACTCCTAAATCCCCTAGGCCTAGAATGCGTTCTCCATCTGTTACAACAACAACATCTAGTTCTTTCTGAGGAAGGTTTGCTATGATCTCTTCTATTTTATCCTGGAGAGGGTAAGAGAGATATACTCCGCGATGTTGGTGGTACAAACTGCTAAACTGCAGAGACACCTCTCCTATTGTTGGAGTATAGATAAAGGGCAACATTTCAGAGATGTGATCCAATACCAGCCGATAAAAGAGCACTTCATTACGATCTTGCAGAGATGATAAGAATGTATACTTAGAGAGCTGATCTTTTTGAGCCAGAAAATTTTGATATCGACGGATTACCTGTTCTTCCAAAGTAGAAACATGAAAGGGTAGTAATCCATGTAAATTAAATGTATCTCTTTCCTCTATAGTGAAAGCTGTTCCTTTGTTATATATGGAGTGGTTTAAGAGCTTTTCAGATCGAAGAGAGGTTTCAATTTCTTTCATTTTACACTTCCCATGCTATAGCTAAGGTCGGTTTCTTTCAATTGATACATAGCTACTGCTATCCAAATAGTAAAGATAAAAACAATAGTTGCATTCAGAACAGGTAGTAAGCTTGTGCTTAAAACAGCTTGCAGGCTTAAGATAATTAAAGAAGCAAAGGCTTTAGCAAAACGATAGAGGAACACATCAATAAAGGCTTTTGCTCGAAACTTTTGATCGGAATTTAGAGGAATATATAGCATTTCCTTAATGATGCTAAATAAAGAAAAATCAAAAGTCTTTAATATGACAAAAGTAAGTGTAATCATGCCAAAGGCAGGGAAAAGGAAGCAAAAGATACTCATGATGCATAAAAGCATGGGGATACCCACATGAAGGCGTTTGACTCCAAAGAATCGTACTAGAAAGTAAGTGCCTAAAAATTGCATGGCTGTGGTGAAGGTCTGACCAATTGTTTGAATGCGACCGCTGTATTGGGTTCTTAAGTCCTTTTCAGTAACAAGTCCCTCTAAGAAAGTATTAAATTGATAATCGACTAAAGTAGAGATCACCTGCATAAAAACAACAGCTAGAGAAATAAATATCAATACGCGTGAACTTGCAATTAACTTAAGACCATGTAATACAGTTTCTAACCCTTGTTTTTTCTCTAAAGGAAAAAAATCTGCTTGTTTGCTCTGTTTTAGCATCACTACATACAAAAGGCTTAAAAAAACATAAAGAGGCAATGTTATGTATAAAAGAGACTCAGAGCCTATTTTTACGGCTAAAAAACTAGGAAATAAACTTCCTAACAAGGATCCTAATCCTCCTATTCCAAAAAAGAACCCATAAAGATACTTAGCGCGCTCCATCGATACATTTATATGGATTAAAGACCAAACCTGCTGAAAGATAAGCATGATATAAGCATCTTTCCAGATATAGAGAAAAAAGCTTAAAAAAGGAACTTTATGAATCCAGATAGCACATGTGCAATTAATACATATAACAGCGATTGCTAAGATTAAGTAGGTTTTTAAACAACCAAGCTTAGGTAAATATTTATTGTACAAACCAACAAGGAGTAAATTCAAAGGAATAGATAAAAGCCAAGCGTACGGAAAGAAATTTACACCGTAATCTGTGATGAATAAAGCGTTGCTTACAGGACGAACAATTGCGTAGTCCATCGAGATGAAAAAGCTACATAACATAGCTGTTAAGATAAATAGATGTTCTTTAGATCTTTTAAGCATTTTTGTCTTTTAACTCTGAAGTAGCTATTTTTTTAAATAGATATATAGCAATAGCTATCCAGCTGATAAAAACGCAAATACTAATTGAGTTCAGAACAGGCAATAAATAACTGGTTAAAATAACTTGTAGACTTAAGATAATCAGAGAAGCAAACACTTTGGCAAAACGATAGAGAAACACGTCAATAAAGGCTTTTGCTCGAAATTTTTCATCACAGCTTAAAGGAACATAGAGCGTTTCCTTAATAATGGTAAATAAAGAAAAATCACAAGCTTTTAAAATGATGAAAACAAGCGTAGTTATAGCAAAACCTGGAAAAAGAAAAGAGAAGATACTCATTGAGCCTAAAAGAATAGGGAACCCAATGTGCAAACGTTTTATTCCTATCATTTGAATCAGAAAATACGTACCAAAAAATTGCATACATACAGAAATACTAAGCCCAATACCCAGTACCCGCCCTATATATTGCGTTCTTAAATCCTTACCAACAATGGTTTGTTCTAGATAGGTACTAAATTGATAGTCGATTAAAGTAGCGCTAAGCTGCATAAACAAAACACTCAAAGCAATAAAGGCTAACGTTCTAGAATTTATAATTAATCTAACCCCATGTAAAAGTGCATTCTTAGCTCCTGTTTTCTCTTCTAGTTGTAAGGAAAGACCTTGGTTACTCTGTTTTAAGGTAAGTATAAAAGCAGCTGTTAAACATAAATAAAGAGGCAGCGTCATGTATAATA
This sequence is a window from Candidatus Rhabdochlamydia sp. T3358. Protein-coding genes within it:
- the mutM gene encoding bifunctional DNA-formamidopyrimidine glycosylase/DNA-(apurinic or apyrimidinic site) lyase, whose product is MPELPEVQTTVNQLKVFEKKHLINVKVHDFKLIEQKKLDSLKDKILLSITRRGKYLHFAFEKTSLIVHLRMTGQFLIRQKKEKHDRATFFFSDQAPLFFKDTRRFGTFLITNHPEEIFQRLGKDPFDPYFTPEELYHLLLSRKQALKTALLDQTLIAGLGNIYTDEALWKAGLHPQRKSSSISFTQAEALFSAIREVLQKGLDQEGTSLGEGNANFHAINGQTGKNQDCLWVYAREKQPCPRCKNPIQKITLQQRGTHFCPLCQEV
- a CDS encoding NAD-dependent malic enzyme → MKEIETSLRSEKLLNHSIYNKGTAFTIEERDTFNLHGLLPFHVSTLEEQVIRRYQNFLAQKDQLSKYTFLSSLQDRNEVLFYRLVLDHISEMLPFIYTPTIGEVSLQFSSLYHQHRGVYLSYPLQDKIEEIIANLPQKELDVVVVTDGERILGLGDLGVGGMAIPQGKLSLYTLFGGIHPLKTLPILLDVGTNNQTLLNDPLYLGWRHPRISDGLYYDFIDRFVSALKNRFPKVLLQWEDFSKTHAKPLLEKYQNVLCSFNDDIQGTAAVTLAALLSAIRGSLLSEQKIVVFGAGSAGLGISNLIVKAMQEEGCSEQRARENFYIIDRQGLIHTESSNLDSEQKKFARDYQSLQKWELGSSPISLLKVIKQAKPTILIGVSAQAKAFTKEVITEMGKYVENPIIFPLSNPNSCSEATPEELIHWTKGRAIIATGSPFEKVDYDNKQYTIAQCNNVYIFPGIGLGVIAAKIPKITDEMFIQAAYVLSKHSRLPFLFPPLKLLREVSREIAIAVITVAENQELITPMTSEIREKLVDQTIWFPSYPNYSFKQE
- a CDS encoding dicarboxylate/amino acid:cation symporter, giving the protein MTSKKRQSPWKVLIAIALGIIIGDCTQQGKSIFGIDLFSSLHPLYEFFGSLFINALTLVVIPLVASSVITGIARVGDQKSVGRLGLKMVTFYISTTLLAILIGLFFVNIIGPGFSITPEHVSASADLTNAKQQLVETHANHRFTELLLKIIPSNIFAAFAKTEMLGIIFFSLLFGYCTSKVKSSFSQTVLDFVKGIFQIMIEFTHVVIKFLPLGVFFLVAKTMSETGLHSLYSLGLFTVTVFLGFICFTLIALPLLLKWIAKVSPVLHFKAMTPAIITAFSTSSSSATLPITIDCVEKRAGVSNRICSLVIPLGTSLNMSGSALYECVAAMFIAQAYGIELNFFTQFSIVVLALISSIGVAGVPSASLVALIVILKTMGLPIDGIGLFIAVDRLLDMCRTTVNVFSDSCCAVLVARSEGEKSVLTKKVFD
- a CDS encoding Npt1/Npt2 family nucleotide transporter — protein: MLKRSKEHLFILTAMLCSFFISMDYAIVRPVSNALFITDYGVNFFPYAWLLSIPLNLLLVGLYNKYLPKLGCLKTYLILAIAVICINCTCAIWIHKVPFLSFFLYIWKDAYIMLIFQQVWSLIHINVSMERAKYLYGFFFGIGGLGSLLGSLFPSFLAVKIGSESLLYITLPLYVFLSLLYVVMLKQSKQADFFPLEKKQGLETVLHGLKLIASSRVLIFISLAVVFMQVISTLVDYQFNTFLEGLVTEKDLRTQYSGRIQTIGQTFTTAMQFLGTYFLVRFFGVKRLHVGIPMLLCIMSIFCFLFPAFGMITLTFVILKTFDFSLFSIIKEMLYIPLNSDQKFRAKAFIDVFLYRFAKAFASLIILSLQAVLSTSLLPVLNATIVFIFTIWIAVAMYQLKETDLSYSMGSVK
- a CDS encoding glycosyltransferase family 9 protein, whose product is MNVAIVCAQGLGDALLMMIVAHQFKLSGYKPTVFHNYAKELTLLFKDVCILPYPSLDQLEVALAPFEHVIIENDHSKRAYDLFELREAKKLHNLIFFFPTASAKFQEGDFLFDPHLPVASNLCRACQITLQIQNVNKENGIHIPKGTHYRYPKRIVIHPTSNDPKRNWLSSQFLALAHRLQNEGYSISFSVSPSERTNWLHVERQGFQLPSFSDLSELSAYLYESGFFIGNDSGIGHLASNLGIPTLTISGNPKRARLWRPDWHIGHVVTLPFPLPNFKGLYLPIRKNFWQRFISVSRTLNAFYKLRESTCKLQ
- a CDS encoding Npt1/Npt2 family nucleotide transporter translates to MLKLLRQEKNQFSKTEYLFILGAMLCGFFISADYSIIRPVSNSLFITKYGTQFFPYAWMISIPLNLLLVGIYNKYLPKLGCLKTYLIVASSIVAINYSCALFIKQFSFLVFFLYIWKEIYIVLMFQQLWSIIHSTVPLKRAKYLYGIFLGAGGIGSLLGSLLPGFFAVKVGSESLLYMTLPLYLCLTAAFILTLKQSNQGLSLQLEEKTGAKNALLHGVRLIINSRTLAFIALSVLFMQLSATLIDYQFSTYLEQTIVGKDLRTQYIGRVLGIGLSISVCMQFFGTYFLIQMIGIKRLHIGFPILLGSMSIFSFLFPGFAITTLVFIILKACDFSLFTIIKETLYVPLSCDEKFRAKAFIDVFLYRFAKVFASLIILSLQVILTSYLLPVLNSISICVFISWIAIAIYLFKKIATSELKDKNA
- the tpx gene encoding thiol peroxidase yields the protein MEQNIVTLKGSPVRISGSLPRLGIQAQDFVLIDKDLKKRSLKDYSGKRKLISIVPSLDTAVCSLSAKKFNQAIKENPQEGVVLNVSADLPFAQSRFCHAEEVDNIICLSTMGSKDFSEGYGILMLDGPLANLCARAIVVLDENDTVIYTELVPEITQEPNYDKALEHFFKK